The following coding sequences lie in one Apium graveolens cultivar Ventura chromosome 1, ASM990537v1, whole genome shotgun sequence genomic window:
- the LOC141721178 gene encoding protein terminal ear1-like, with product MTSSQKHGLNPYAPEYFPSPYSYYVFFLPQIYPITLYSINNYQLTHLYYAHPTPSPPPPPPPSAAQPEASLVSSHRNPAYQEIVQGRGFGDACSENRVEEKKGYLNFEREKIGNENIWATGSGSGACRVVQTCFMYRRPKPVMPLTYGEENVDDTANITTVMIRNIPNKLTRDELLTLLDKHCMLMNEAACKNGGDQNESAFDFVYLPIDFKNEVNKGYAFVNFTNAKAVEKFHNVFHNKAWDGLKTPKICEIVCARIQGKEALVKHFGGTIFICSYDHYLPVCFSPPRNGSGNAVEQLIVGKRTSPQNISQETKKKVWEGMEWKSSTDSWGTKLRKSF from the exons ATGACATCTTCTCAAAAACATGGTTTGAATCCATATGCACCGGAATACTTTCCATCACCTTACTCCTACTATGTTTTCTTCCTTCCACAGATTTACCCTATTACCCTTTACAGTATTAATAATTACCAACTCACCCACCTCTACTATGCTCACCCCACTCCATCCCCACCACCTCCTCCACCACCCTCAGCCGCACAGCCAGAAGCTTCTTTAGTTAGCTCTCACCGTAACCCGGCTTATCAAGAAATTGTTCAAGGGCGAGGATTTGGTGATGCATGCAGCGAAAACAGGGTTGAGGAGAAGAAGGGGTATTTGAACTTTGAGAGGGAGAAAATAGGAAATGAAAATATTTGGGCGACTGGAAGTGGTAGTGGTGCTTGTAGAGTTGTTCAAACATGTTTCATGTACAGGAGGCCAAAGCCAGTTATGCCTTTGACATATGGAGAAGAAAATGTGGATGATACTGCTAATATTACTACTGTCATGATCAGAAATATCCCCAACAAATTGAC GCGAGATGAGCTGCTGACACTACTGGACAAGCATTGCATGTTGATGAATGAAGCAGCTTGTAAGAATGGGGGAGATCAGAATGAATCAGCTTTTGATTTTGTGTATTTGCCCATTGATTTCAA GAATGAGGTTAACAAAGGGTATGCATTTGTAAACTTTACTAACGCAAAAGCTGTTGAAAAGTTTCACAATGTGTTCCATAACAAAGCATGGGATGGTCTTAAAACCCCAAAGATATGTGAAATCGTTTGTGCAAGGATTCAG GGCAAGGAAGCACTAGTGAAGCACTTTGGGGGAACCATATTTATATGTAGCTATGATCACTATTTGCCAGTTTGCTTCAGTCCACCTAGAAATGGTTCTGGAAATGCAGTGGAGCAACTCATAGTTGGGAAGCGCACCTCCCCCCAAAATATTTCTCAAGAAACTAAGAAAAAG GTATGGGAAGGCATGGAGTGGAAGAGTAGCACTGACAGTTGGGGAACAAAGCTCCGAAAATCTTTCTGA